A single window of Collinsella aerofaciens DNA harbors:
- a CDS encoding TadE family protein — protein MALPRRRLSTPLRALRTSRCIDIAREDWAQSTVEAAFLLPTFLTLILLALQPVCLLYTRAVMESAAAETARLMITTTAEDDDLKEFTRRRLAAVPNVSIFHAGGPLSWDIELSRADAGGVSSVSVSGEVKPLPVIGAFAQAMGGTAEGGYVELKVDVSYQSRPEWLEGDYDSWIAAWD, from the coding sequence ATGGCGTTGCCTCGACGTCGGTTATCGACGCCGCTGCGGGCGCTAAGGACATCGCGTTGTATTGATATCGCGCGCGAGGACTGGGCGCAGTCTACGGTCGAGGCCGCTTTTTTGCTGCCGACGTTTCTGACGCTCATCCTTCTCGCACTGCAACCGGTGTGCCTGCTTTATACGCGCGCGGTCATGGAGTCTGCCGCCGCCGAGACCGCGCGGCTCATGATCACGACGACGGCGGAGGACGACGATCTTAAGGAGTTCACCCGCCGCCGGCTTGCCGCAGTGCCCAACGTTTCGATCTTTCATGCCGGCGGGCCGTTGTCGTGGGATATTGAGCTTAGCCGGGCCGATGCGGGTGGCGTCTCGTCCGTGTCCGTTTCCGGCGAGGTCAAGCCGTTGCCTGTGATCGGTGCGTTTGCGCAGGCTATGGGTGGTACCGCCGAGGGTGGCTACGTTGAGCTCAAGGTCGATGTCTCGTATCAATCACGTCCCGAATGGCTGGAGGGAGATTATGATTCGTGGATTGCTGCATGGGATTAA
- a CDS encoding type II secretion system F family protein yields the protein MSALVAVVACLCALSVFVATGLDRADARKIAGACKREAVLVAAAGRSVVDALTARVKGAVGAGGPARVSLGEVSEMIDVVRLGLSAGLSFDAALEIFCANRRSVLALRLERACMAWQVGVGTREDELLAAARDLDVRALETFAITVGQALALGAPLAETLAAQSREIRAAHRAAVEREIERAPVKLLIPTGTLILPALLLSILGPLLGAGGMM from the coding sequence ATGAGCGCCCTGGTTGCAGTTGTGGCTTGCCTGTGTGCCCTGAGTGTATTTGTCGCGACGGGTTTGGATCGGGCGGATGCGCGCAAGATCGCAGGGGCCTGCAAGCGCGAGGCGGTGCTGGTCGCTGCCGCGGGTCGCTCGGTGGTCGATGCCCTGACCGCGCGAGTGAAGGGCGCGGTTGGAGCGGGCGGCCCGGCGCGAGTGTCGCTCGGCGAAGTGTCCGAGATGATCGATGTTGTGCGCTTGGGTCTTTCGGCCGGCCTTTCGTTTGATGCGGCGCTTGAGATTTTCTGCGCCAACCGCCGGTCAGTGCTGGCTCTTCGCCTTGAGCGGGCCTGCATGGCGTGGCAGGTGGGCGTGGGCACGCGTGAGGACGAGTTGTTGGCCGCCGCGCGCGACCTGGACGTGCGAGCGCTCGAGACCTTTGCCATTACGGTGGGGCAGGCACTCGCCCTGGGTGCCCCACTTGCCGAGACACTGGCCGCTCAAAGTCGCGAGATCCGTGCGGCTCATCGCGCCGCGGTCGAGCGCGAGATTGAGCGTGCGCCCGTCAAGCTGCTGATTCCCACCGGCACGCTCATCTTGCCGGCGTTGCTTCTGTCCATATTGGGCCCGCTGCTGGGAGCAGGCGGGATGATGTAG
- a CDS encoding type II secretion system F family protein — protein MEVAVPLVVGGLAGFSVATACGAEPRVPQVPPAELARQAFETVAEKLPRELVENDLLKKIARSWASLAPARRLGLVIEDASGRLAFLLLSSGVCCVLLTMVSLSPLGFALGLVAPIAAGAARDGFESRREQHDAEEAMPEAFTALSMSLASGHSLAQGMRFVGAHAQEPVHTEFLRVAAAIDCGISATDALDDLLVRIDAPGLSLVTLALKVSQRTGAPLADLLSEASSMVGERIELKRRLDVKTSQARMSAHMVAAMPAGMCAVLALLSADFRRGLATPAGAGAVVLGLALNVVALVVIRRIMRVEL, from the coding sequence ATGGAGGTCGCTGTGCCCCTCGTCGTAGGGGGTTTGGCAGGGTTTTCTGTCGCGACGGCGTGCGGGGCGGAACCTCGTGTGCCGCAGGTGCCGCCGGCGGAGCTGGCGCGTCAGGCGTTCGAGACGGTGGCAGAGAAGCTGCCGCGTGAGTTGGTGGAAAACGATCTGCTGAAAAAGATTGCCCGTTCGTGGGCATCGCTGGCTCCGGCGCGTCGCCTTGGCCTCGTGATCGAAGATGCTTCGGGGCGTTTGGCGTTTCTGCTGCTATCGAGCGGTGTCTGCTGCGTTTTGCTAACGATGGTGTCGTTATCGCCCCTCGGGTTTGCCTTGGGACTTGTTGCTCCGATTGCCGCTGGCGCCGCTCGGGATGGCTTTGAGAGCCGGCGCGAGCAACACGATGCAGAAGAGGCCATGCCCGAGGCGTTTACCGCACTTTCCATGTCGCTTGCCTCGGGACATTCGCTGGCCCAGGGCATGCGCTTTGTGGGCGCTCATGCGCAAGAACCGGTGCATACCGAGTTTTTGCGGGTAGCGGCGGCGATCGATTGCGGCATCTCGGCGACCGACGCGCTCGATGACTTGCTCGTGCGCATCGACGCCCCCGGCCTTTCGCTTGTGACCTTGGCGCTTAAGGTGTCTCAGCGCACCGGTGCTCCGCTTGCCGACTTACTGTCCGAGGCGTCGAGCATGGTGGGGGAGCGCATTGAGCTCAAGCGCCGCCTGGATGTTAAGACGTCGCAGGCTCGCATGTCTGCGCATATGGTCGCGGCGATGCCGGCGGGCATGTGCGCGGTGTTGGCGCTGCTTTCGGCAGATTTTCGTCGCGGTCTTGCGACGCCTGCCGGTGCGGGCGCTGTGGTGCTGGGTCTAGCCCTCAACGTCGTTGCCCTGGTGGTTATCCGGCGCATTATGCGGGTGGAGCTATGA